The following proteins are co-located in the Meriones unguiculatus strain TT.TT164.6M chromosome 4, Bangor_MerUng_6.1, whole genome shotgun sequence genome:
- the Pcif1 gene encoding mRNA (2'-O-methyladenosine-N(6)-)-methyltransferase isoform X1 yields MANENHGSPREEASLLSHSPGTSNQSQPCSPKPVRLVQDLPEELVHAGWEKCWSRRESRPYYFNRFTNQSLWEMPVLGQHDVLSDPLGLNATPLPQDSNLVETPPVESKSRKRQLSEEQPSGNGVKKPKIEIPVTPTSQSVPSSPSIPGTPTLKIWGASTEDKQQAALLRPTEVYWDLDIQTNAVIKHRGPSEVLPPHPEVELLRSQLILKLRQHYRELCQQREGIEPPRESFNRWMLERKVVDKGSDPLLPSNCEPVVSPSMFREIMNDIPIRLSRIKFREEAKRLLFKYAEAARRLIESRSASPDSRKVVKWNVEDTFSWLRKDHSASKEDYMDRLEHLRRQCGPHVSAAAKDSVEGICSKIYHISLEYVKRIREKHLAILKENNIPEEAEASELEPRLVYCYPVRLAVSAPPMPTVEMHMENSVVCIRYKGEMVKVSRNYFSKLWLLYRYSCVDDSAFEKFLPRVWCLLRRYQMMFGVGLYEGTGLQGSLPVHVFEALHRLFGVSFECFASPLNCYFRQYCSAFPDTDGYFGSRGPCLDFTPLSGSFEANPPFCEELMDAMVSHFEKLLESSPEPLSFIVFIPEWREPPTPALTRMEQSRFKRHQLVLPAFEHEYRSGSQHICKKEEMHYKAVHNTAVLFLQNDPGFAKWGPTPERLQELTAAYKQSGRSHGSSSSSSSSEAKDRDSGREQGPSRESHPT; encoded by the exons ATGGCCAATGAGAATCACGGCAGCCCCCGGGAGGAAGCATCCCTTCTAAGTCATTCTCCAGGCACCTCCAATCAGAGCCAGCCCTGTTCTCCAAAGCCAGTTCGCCTGGTCCAGGACCTCCCAG AGGAGCTGGTACATGCAGGCTGGGAGAAGTGCTGGAGCCGGAGGGAGAGCCGTCCCTACTACTTCAACCGGTTCACCAACCAGTCCCTATGGGAGATGCCCGTGCTAGGCCAGCACGATGTGCTT TCGGACCCTTTGGGGCTGAATGCAACCCCACTGCCCCAAGACTCAAATTTGGTAGAGACTCCCCCAGTGGAAAGCAAATCCAGAAAGCGGCAGCTCTCAGAAGAGCAGCCAAGTGGCAATGGTGTCAAGAAGCCcaag ATTGAAATACCTGTGACGCCTACAAGCCAGTCAGTGCCCAGTTCCCCCAGCATCCCGGGAACCCCAACACTAAAGATTTGGGGTGCTTCCACTGAAGATAAACAGCAGGCAGCTCTTCTCCGACCCACTGA GGTGTACTGGGACCTGGACATTCAGACCAATGCTGTCATCAAGCACAGGGGTCCTTCAGAGGTCCTGCCCCCACACCCTGAGGTGGAGCTGCTCCGCTCTCAGCTCATCCTGAAGCTCCGCCAGCACTACCGGGAGCTGTGCCAACAGCGGGAGG GCATAGAGCCACCCCGGGAATCCTTCAACCGCTGGATGCTAGAGCGCAAAGTGGTGGACAAAGGATCTGATCCCCTGTTGCCAAGCAACTGTGAACCAGTTGTGTCACCGTCTATGTTTCGTGAAATTATGAATGACATTCCCATCAG GTTATCCAGAATCAAGTTCCGGGAGGAAGCCAAACGCCTGCTCTTCAAATATGCAGAAGCAGCCAGGCGGCTGATTGAGTCCAG GAGCGCATCCCCTGACAGCAGGAAAGTGGTCAAGTGGAACGTGGAAGACACCTTCAGCTGGCTGCGGAAGGACCACTCGGCCTCCAAGGAGGACTACATG GACCGCCTGGAGCACCTTCGGAGGCAGTGTGGGCCCCATGTCTCCGCTGCAGCCAAGGACTCGGTGGAAGGCATCTGTAGCAAGATCTACCACATCTCCCTGGAGTATGTTAAACGGATCCGAGAGAAGCACCTTGCCATCCTCAAGGAAAACAACATCCCAG aggaggcagaggcctcaGAGCTGGAGCCCCGTCTGGTGTACTGCTACCCAGTGCGTCTGGCCGTGTCTGCACCCCCTATGCCTACTGTGGAGATGCACATGGAGAACAGTGTAGTCTGCATCCGGTATAAGGGAGAGATGGTCAAGGTCAGCCGCAACTACTTCAGCAAACTG TGGCTCCTCTACCGCTATAGCTGTGTGGATGACTCTGCCTTTGAGAAGTTCTTGCCTCGAGTCTGGTGTCTGCTCCGTCGATATCAG ATGATGTTTGGCGTGGGCCTCTATGAGGGGACTGGCCTGCAGGGGTCACTGCCTGTGCACGTCTTTGAGGCCCTCCACCGACTCTTTGGCGTCAGCTTCGAGTGCTTCGCCTCACCCCTCAACTGCTACTTCCGCCAGTACTGTTCTGCCTTCCCTGACACAGATGGCTACTTTGGCTCCCGCGG GCCCTGCCTGGACTTCACCCCGCTGAGTGGTTCCTTTGAGGCCAACCCTCCGTTCTGCGAGGAGCTCATGGATGCTATGGTCTCTCACTTCGAG AAACTGCTAGAGAGCTCACCAGAGCCCCTGTCCTTCATTGTGTTTATCCCCGAGTGGCGGGAGCCCCCGACACCAGCGCTCACCCGAATGGAACAGAGTCGCTTCAAACGCCACCAGCTGGTCTTGCCTGCCTTTGAGCACGAGTACCGCAGTGGCTCCCAGCACATCTGCAAGAA GGAGGAAATGCACTACAAGGCCGTCCACAACACGGCCGTGCTCTTCTTGCAGAATGACCCCGGCTTCGCCAAGTGGGGGCCAACACCGGAGCGGCTGCAGGAGCTCACCGCTGCCTACAAGCAGTCGGGCCGCAGCCACGGCtccagctcttcctcctcctcctcagaggcCAAGGACCGGGACTCCGGCCGGGAACAGGGCCCTAGTCGAGAGTCTCACCCCACTTAA
- the Pcif1 gene encoding mRNA (2'-O-methyladenosine-N(6)-)-methyltransferase isoform X2 has protein sequence MANENHGSPREEASLLSHSPGTSNQSQPCSPKPVRLVQDLPEELVHAGWEKCWSRRESRPYYFNRFTNQSLWEMPVLGQHDVLIEIPVTPTSQSVPSSPSIPGTPTLKIWGASTEDKQQAALLRPTEVYWDLDIQTNAVIKHRGPSEVLPPHPEVELLRSQLILKLRQHYRELCQQREGIEPPRESFNRWMLERKVVDKGSDPLLPSNCEPVVSPSMFREIMNDIPIRLSRIKFREEAKRLLFKYAEAARRLIESRSASPDSRKVVKWNVEDTFSWLRKDHSASKEDYMDRLEHLRRQCGPHVSAAAKDSVEGICSKIYHISLEYVKRIREKHLAILKENNIPEEAEASELEPRLVYCYPVRLAVSAPPMPTVEMHMENSVVCIRYKGEMVKVSRNYFSKLWLLYRYSCVDDSAFEKFLPRVWCLLRRYQMMFGVGLYEGTGLQGSLPVHVFEALHRLFGVSFECFASPLNCYFRQYCSAFPDTDGYFGSRGPCLDFTPLSGSFEANPPFCEELMDAMVSHFEKLLESSPEPLSFIVFIPEWREPPTPALTRMEQSRFKRHQLVLPAFEHEYRSGSQHICKKEEMHYKAVHNTAVLFLQNDPGFAKWGPTPERLQELTAAYKQSGRSHGSSSSSSSSEAKDRDSGREQGPSRESHPT, from the exons ATGGCCAATGAGAATCACGGCAGCCCCCGGGAGGAAGCATCCCTTCTAAGTCATTCTCCAGGCACCTCCAATCAGAGCCAGCCCTGTTCTCCAAAGCCAGTTCGCCTGGTCCAGGACCTCCCAG AGGAGCTGGTACATGCAGGCTGGGAGAAGTGCTGGAGCCGGAGGGAGAGCCGTCCCTACTACTTCAACCGGTTCACCAACCAGTCCCTATGGGAGATGCCCGTGCTAGGCCAGCACGATGTGCTT ATTGAAATACCTGTGACGCCTACAAGCCAGTCAGTGCCCAGTTCCCCCAGCATCCCGGGAACCCCAACACTAAAGATTTGGGGTGCTTCCACTGAAGATAAACAGCAGGCAGCTCTTCTCCGACCCACTGA GGTGTACTGGGACCTGGACATTCAGACCAATGCTGTCATCAAGCACAGGGGTCCTTCAGAGGTCCTGCCCCCACACCCTGAGGTGGAGCTGCTCCGCTCTCAGCTCATCCTGAAGCTCCGCCAGCACTACCGGGAGCTGTGCCAACAGCGGGAGG GCATAGAGCCACCCCGGGAATCCTTCAACCGCTGGATGCTAGAGCGCAAAGTGGTGGACAAAGGATCTGATCCCCTGTTGCCAAGCAACTGTGAACCAGTTGTGTCACCGTCTATGTTTCGTGAAATTATGAATGACATTCCCATCAG GTTATCCAGAATCAAGTTCCGGGAGGAAGCCAAACGCCTGCTCTTCAAATATGCAGAAGCAGCCAGGCGGCTGATTGAGTCCAG GAGCGCATCCCCTGACAGCAGGAAAGTGGTCAAGTGGAACGTGGAAGACACCTTCAGCTGGCTGCGGAAGGACCACTCGGCCTCCAAGGAGGACTACATG GACCGCCTGGAGCACCTTCGGAGGCAGTGTGGGCCCCATGTCTCCGCTGCAGCCAAGGACTCGGTGGAAGGCATCTGTAGCAAGATCTACCACATCTCCCTGGAGTATGTTAAACGGATCCGAGAGAAGCACCTTGCCATCCTCAAGGAAAACAACATCCCAG aggaggcagaggcctcaGAGCTGGAGCCCCGTCTGGTGTACTGCTACCCAGTGCGTCTGGCCGTGTCTGCACCCCCTATGCCTACTGTGGAGATGCACATGGAGAACAGTGTAGTCTGCATCCGGTATAAGGGAGAGATGGTCAAGGTCAGCCGCAACTACTTCAGCAAACTG TGGCTCCTCTACCGCTATAGCTGTGTGGATGACTCTGCCTTTGAGAAGTTCTTGCCTCGAGTCTGGTGTCTGCTCCGTCGATATCAG ATGATGTTTGGCGTGGGCCTCTATGAGGGGACTGGCCTGCAGGGGTCACTGCCTGTGCACGTCTTTGAGGCCCTCCACCGACTCTTTGGCGTCAGCTTCGAGTGCTTCGCCTCACCCCTCAACTGCTACTTCCGCCAGTACTGTTCTGCCTTCCCTGACACAGATGGCTACTTTGGCTCCCGCGG GCCCTGCCTGGACTTCACCCCGCTGAGTGGTTCCTTTGAGGCCAACCCTCCGTTCTGCGAGGAGCTCATGGATGCTATGGTCTCTCACTTCGAG AAACTGCTAGAGAGCTCACCAGAGCCCCTGTCCTTCATTGTGTTTATCCCCGAGTGGCGGGAGCCCCCGACACCAGCGCTCACCCGAATGGAACAGAGTCGCTTCAAACGCCACCAGCTGGTCTTGCCTGCCTTTGAGCACGAGTACCGCAGTGGCTCCCAGCACATCTGCAAGAA GGAGGAAATGCACTACAAGGCCGTCCACAACACGGCCGTGCTCTTCTTGCAGAATGACCCCGGCTTCGCCAAGTGGGGGCCAACACCGGAGCGGCTGCAGGAGCTCACCGCTGCCTACAAGCAGTCGGGCCGCAGCCACGGCtccagctcttcctcctcctcctcagaggcCAAGGACCGGGACTCCGGCCGGGAACAGGGCCCTAGTCGAGAGTCTCACCCCACTTAA